The Bacillota bacterium nucleotide sequence CAACGCTGCCTTCCATGCTTTCCCTCCCGTAGTTGCTTTGCCGGGTACGCAACTACTTTACCAGGACCTGGCCTGTTTGTCAACTACAATACAGCTAGTGGGTACCATCGTCAACTATCCCTTGCCCGAGAACCGGTATTCCAGCAAGCTTGTGCTCTCTCAGCCGTCAGTAACCGAACGTGGTCCGTCAGAGCGGCTTCAAACTAGCCCATGGTGGGGCTCGAGCCCACGACCTCCTGCTTGCAAGGCAGGCGCTCTCCCGGCTGAGCTACGGGTCCACCAGTATTCCGCATGGAATTAACCCACGATCTCCCGGATCCGCGCCAGCTTCTCGCGGGCGATTTCGAGTTCATCAACCACCCGCTTGTACTCCGCAAACGGCACCATCGGCGGCTCCGGGAACGCCGTCTCCAGCAGTTCTGGCGACGCCTTGTCCAACAGCCACCACGAGCGCGGCCGGTCGCCTATAGCGGCCAGGAATGCCCGCACGTGCTCCGGCATGGCATCCGGCAGCTCCCCGATGGGGTAGATGGGCAGGCCGATGGGAGAGAAATCCTCCAGCGCCACCTGCCACATGGCAGCCACCTGGTCGGGTCGCTTCTTCGCCAGCGCGTAGTACATCTGGGGCATCACCGCCACGCACCCGGCCTGGGCGAAGGCCTTGGCCGGGTACCGGGGATGGTAGCGCATGTTCCAAAAGGGCGCGAAGGCGAGTTGGGCCCCGGGCACCTGGGACAGCACCCGTTCCACGAACCGCCTGGCCCAGTCGTCGGAGCCGGGGACCTCCCACTCGCTCTCGGCGTCAATGACGTAGCCTGAAGCTCCTTCCTTGAGCGACTGGGCGGCGGCGTCGGCCTCCTTGAGCAGGTTGCCGTACTTGTTCCCGTAGCAGTAGCCCCATGCCAGCACGAGTACGCCTTGCCCCTGCGCGGCCTGGAGCACGGCCCGGAACTGCTCCTGGAAGCCAAACTTGGCGTCGTCGGCCGGGTCGCCGTCATGGTACTTGACTATCAAGCCCGCGCCCAGCCTCTTGGCCGTTGCTACGGCGGCCGCCGCGCCGCCGCAGTCGCCCACCCGGAACACCCACAGCAGGTTCCGCGCGAAGGGGTTCATTGCCCGCCACCCTTTGCGTTTTCCTTCATCTTGCTGGCGCCGGCGTAGATCCAGGTGACGATCCCGCCGAGGCCCACGCCCACCACGACGATGGCCGTGCCCGCCGGCCAGAGGGCATTGGCTACGCTGACCACGACCCCCATCCCGATGGCCACGAGCGGGGCAAACCGGCGCTTCACCCAACCGGCGATCTTGAGGGCCTCGAGTGTGACCCAGATCGCCGCGGCGGCAGAGACGCCGCCGATTGCCAGGTCCTTCAGTCCTTCAGTATTCATGTTCTTACCTCCCCGTGATGATTTAAAGGGCCATGCCGACGCAGGCGCTCGACAGCAGCGAAATGATCACCGTCACCGCCCACGTCGGCCGCCGACCCCAGTCCTCCCGCAGCCGGCGGAGATCTTTCTGGATGTCCGCCAGCAATCCGTTCTGTTTGACCCGCCATTCTTCCAGGTCGGAAACTCTCTCGTCTATCCGGGCGACTTCCACCTCCAGGTTGGCAGCCACCGGAGACCACCTCCTGCAGCCGGCAGGGAAACTTCTGCCAACAGCGAATATGTTTTGACCAAGTAAAGAGCGGAGGAGGTATGCCAAGTTGCGCCAGTATGTGGACCGACTTATGCAGCTCCGAACAGAACTGTCCGTCGCATACGAGCGCGAGGACAAGCAGAAGTTCCTGACTCTATCTCAGGAACTTGACCGCCTCATTCTGGACATCATGACCGAGAGGAGGGCTGGTCTTGGAACTGGAGGATCTGTGCTCAAGGATCAGGCAGCTTTGCCGGGAGATGATGGCCACCGAATCGGAGGCAAAGCTCCGATCCCTCGCGCAGGAGTTGCTGGCCCTCCTCGACCAGCTCATTGATGCGCTCAAGAGCGAAGAGTAAACAACAGGCGCCCCGGCTGGGGCGCCTTCTGCTTTCGGTGGGGACCTCGAGACCCCGGGCACAGCAGGCCACCTCCTCACACGATCTTGCCGAGCACAACTCCGCCGTTCCCCAGCATGGCCACCAGCACCCGGTCTCCTGCGGCCGGCGCATAACTCGCGAGGTAGGGCCAGGTCCGGGTGCTGGGGCTCCCCTCGCCGTCGAACTGCACCTGTGGCCGGCCCGAGGTGTACCCCGCCGGGATGGTGCCCAGGCGGAACACTGGTGGGCCAGTGCTGCGCCGCATGATGTCCAGAAAGTCCTCCGGCCTCATACGGAAACGACCCTCCTCGCTCTGTGGTAATGCCTAGCCCCCGCCTTCAGGTCAAACCCCCATCCCACCTCGGCGTACTTGTAGGCGATTCCCAGCTTGCTATAGTGCAGTTCCAGCACGTCCGAGTCGCTATGGAACGGCATGATTGCCGTCTCGAATTCTACCTGCTCGTACACCTGCGAGGCCTCGAACGCTATCCTGGCGGCCATTGCGTCCAAGCTGGCCTGGTCGGCGGTGTCCACCTCGCGGTAGTCCACGATGGTCCGTCCCCTGCTCACGGTGCTGGTCGGCGAGTCCGGGTTGCTGTTGGTATATGTGCTGGTGAGCACCGCCCGGTCGGGCTGCGATACAACCAGTACCCACTTGTTCGGGACCCCAAAAAGGTCGAGGCCCTGGCTCACCTCGGGGAAGACGACCGACTGGTCATCGTCCCGGTAGGTATACTCCGGCGCCCGCTCTGGTGGCGACCGGTATGGCTCCGCGACCGCGGTGCCGTTCTCGTCGATCCACAAGGACCGGTAGTTGATTGCGGCCAGCAGGTCATTGACCACCTGCAGCTTCTTCGTCCCCGGCGGCCAGTCCCGGTCCGCCGGCAGGGTCTTGTCCGTCGGCGTAAGGTTCTGCTGGGTCAGGCCTGCGCCGTCCAGTACCGCCCTGAGGGCGGCGGCGGTGACAGTGTACCGGTCCGCCAGCTTGTCGTCCACGAGGACCTGCAAGAGGTCATAAGCCTCTACTTGCCGGGTCACCACTCCGGCCTGGCTCACTCTACGGGGTGGTGTCGTGAGCAACTGGACCATCGTGATCGACCTCGGGCGCGACCCGGCCACGGGGAAGCGGAAGCGGCTGGTCCGTGGCTTTAAGGGCGCCAAGCGGGAGGCCGAGCAGGAGTTGGCCAGGCTCCTGGTGGAGTACGAGCAGGGCACGCAGGTACAACCCAGCCGGATGACGGTCGCGGAGTACCTCCGGCGGTGGCTACAGGACTACTGCTCCGTGAATCTCCGGCCCAGGACGTACCAGGGCTACCGCATGTACGTCGAGCGGCACCTGATCCCGAACCTGGGCCAGATCGAGCTCGGCAAGCTTCTTCCGATGCACCTTCAGTCCTTCTACTCCAAGGCCCTGCGGGAAGGCCGGCTTGACGGCAAGGGCGGCCTCTCGCCCCGCAGCGTCCAGCTGATCCACCGTATCCTCCACGAGGCGCTGGACCACGCCGTAAAGTGGCAGCTCGTGCCGCGCAACGTGGCCGACGCGGTGGAGGCCCCGCGGCCTCGCCGGCCGGAGATGAAAGCACTCGATCCTGCGGGGGTCAGGGCGCTGCTCAAAGCCGCCGAGGGGCACCCGGATGAGGTGCTCATCCACCTGGCCATCTTTACCGGCCTCAGGCGCGGCGAACTGCTGGCGCTCAGGTGGGAAGACGTGGACCTGGAGCGGCGGGTCCTGCACGTGCGACAGGCGCTTACGAAGCTCCAGGGCAAGATCGTGTTCCAAGAGCCGAAGT carries:
- a CDS encoding tyrosine-type recombinase/integrase: MSNWTIVIDLGRDPATGKRKRLVRGFKGAKREAEQELARLLVEYEQGTQVQPSRMTVAEYLRRWLQDYCSVNLRPRTYQGYRMYVERHLIPNLGQIELGKLLPMHLQSFYSKALREGRLDGKGGLSPRSVQLIHRILHEALDHAVKWQLVPRNVADAVEAPRPRRPEMKALDPAGVRALLKAAEGHPDEVLIHLAIFTGLRRGELLALRWEDVDLERRVLHVRQALTKLQGKIVFQEPKSHKSRRTVALAPGTVALLRAHKRRQAENRLRLGAEYHDRGLVFCRENGEPLDPSTITHRFAALAKRAGFPGLRFHDLRHTHATLLLAQGVHPKVVQERLGHEDISTTLNTYSHVLPGLQEQAAARLEDLLRS